A DNA window from Pongo abelii isolate AG06213 chromosome 2, NHGRI_mPonAbe1-v2.0_pri, whole genome shotgun sequence contains the following coding sequences:
- the KCTD6 gene encoding BTB/POZ domain-containing protein KCTD6, with amino-acid sequence MDNGDWGYMMTDPVTLNVGGHLYTTSLTTLTRYPDSMLGAMFGGDFPTARDPQGNYFIDRDGPLFRYVLNFLRTSELTLPLDFKEFDLLRKEADFYQIEPLIQCLNDPKPLYPMDTFEEVVELSSTRKLSKYSNPVAVIITQLTITTKVHSLLEGISNYFTKWNKHMMDTRDCQVSFTFGPCDYHQEVSLRVHLMEYITKQGFTIRNTRVHHMSERANENTVEHNWTFCRLARKTDD; translated from the exons ATGGATAATGGAGACTGGGGCTATATG atGACTGACCCAGTCACGTTAAATGTAGGTGGACACTTGTATACAACGTCTCTCACCACATTGACGCGTTACCCGGATTCCATGCTTGGAGCTATGTTTGGGGGGGACTTCCCCACAGCTCGAGACCCTCAAGGCAATTACTTTATTGATCGAGATGGACCTCTTTTCCGATATGTCCTCAACTTCCTAAGAACTTCAGAATTGACCTTACCGTTGGATTTTAAGGAATTTGATCTGCTTCGGAAAGAAGCAGATTTTTACCAGATTGAGCCCTTGATTCAGTGTCTCAATGATCCTAAGCCTTTGTATCCCATGGATACTTTTGAAGAAGTTGTGGAGCTGTCTAGTACTCGGAAGCTTTCTAAGTACTCCAACCCAGTGGCTGTCATCATAACCCAACTAACCATCACCACTAAGGTCCATTCCTTACTAGAAGGCATCTCAAATTATTTTACCAAGTGGAATAAGCACATGATGGACACCAGAGACTGCCAGGTTTCCTTTACTTTTGGACCCTGTGATTATCACCAGGAAGTTTCTCTTAGGGTCCACCTGATGGAATACATTACAAAACAAGGTTTCACGATCCGCAACACCCGGGTGCATCACATGAGTGAGCGGGCCAATGAAAACACAGTGGAGCACAACTGGACTTTCTGTAGGCTAGCCCGGAAGACAGACGACTGA